One Carassius gibelio isolate Cgi1373 ecotype wild population from Czech Republic chromosome A20, carGib1.2-hapl.c, whole genome shotgun sequence DNA segment encodes these proteins:
- the LOC127938746 gene encoding sentrin-specific protease 6-like isoform X1 translates to MNHKKSLFFKALGECEGRRDGGFKQTWRCSLSDDSEDHSRHDAALVTMERVSGQQELSPEGMKTPSMKRFSANGSMETHERRPNQLRQLNRAGKLGEAAHSVSVSPLPNRTSFLIMSPAPSQGVMVQGRLFQHAQFAAPIRTLEQRSNMVQRVELDSILLTCPESPDSANSVKRRVHQKRRPMNDSPAPVGKPVEQPLQPDDYLTVCGKCGQPSEDHVRCDRCGYMLPAETLSLPAVTSALPLRPSIRSQPPPAPPSLQISKGFYESTSGGCSQQIDVVMSPSVRITHGGLLLPHNGRLVATSGSSACNGLKQAGGKKQQITKPCQLNDPIVLSSDEDEESDDVSSTGTGNRLDSVSPRPADSAHSSPAPSGGRVEAAVKAAGEHEDPSSDFFTQTSQRNLLPRRNRMRDPFGNPVCEDPSPKKRKMVQVQKLSSIILDCRSVRIGTLRRMVTKPVVFSVESILLETEGPDVNVLESVYLQSSELTRCEWCTVKKLPVLFLQTTDEECQRLQTQLQMSPDEEGIWYDCSGNNDEKYIVLIFESGPTLQEQMILEDILAEIGRNNNLPDFPKKINFDEANGRLVEYNNSSKGKEKVKEVKAVVSATPSSSTVSASASLSVVTVTVATANTVPASPVTSVRTRMSARLQEYCEEDDEMAELQPTFTGPIIKLLVYPPPPAKGGISVTNEDLHCLNDGEFLNDVIIDFYLKYLFLEKLKKEDAARSHVFSSFFYKRLNQRERRNAVDMSNLPIQKRKHNRVKTWTRHVDLFQKDFIFVPINESAHWYLAIICFPGLEKAHVEPNPLYQPQTQAHSTAVSSSPAADGGSEELDDVRPAADVNRQPQYTDALHRIIECYGADDPHHSDDQSSCQDECSEDDSLVDDCGSFVKAEWASKPTICKQPCILIMDSLRGPTRSTVVKTLREYLEVEWEVKKGSQRSFGKDVMKGSSPRVPQQDNFSDCGVYVLQYVESFFENPLPSFHLPMNLLDWFPQQRMKTKRDEIKELILKLQTQQQLNPESCHSPSEDTLESADLIPPISS, encoded by the exons ATGAATCATAAAAAGAGTCTGTTTTTTAAAG CTCTGGGTGAATGTGAGGGCAGGAGAGACGGAGGCTTTAAGCAGACCTGGAGGTGCTCTCTCTCAGATGATAGTGAAGACCACAGCAGACATGA CGCTGCTCTTGTGACCATGGAGCGAGTGAGTGGTCAGCAGGAGCTTTCCCCCGAGGGAATGAAG ACTCCATCCATGAAGCGCTTCAGTGCTAATGGGTCTATGGAGACTCATGAACGACGTCCAAATCAATTAAGGCAACTCAACAGAGCTGGCAAGCTTGG TGAAGCAGCTCATTCAGTGAGTGTTTCTCCGCTCCCCAATCGAACCAGCTTTCTGATCATGAGTCCAGCGCCGTCCCAAGGAGTTATGGTTCAGGGGCGGCTCTTCCAGCACGCACAGTTCGCTGCTCCAATCAGAACGCTGGAGCAAAG ATCCAATATGGTCCAAAGAGTGGAGCTGGACAGCATTCTTCTCACCTGTCCCGAGAGTCCAG ATTCAGCCAACAGTGTTAAGAGACGTGTCCATCAGAAACGGCGGCCGATGAACGATAGTCCTGCTCCTGTGGGCAAACCAGTTGAG CAACCCCTTCAGCCTGATGATTACCTCACAGTTTGTGGTAAATGTGGCCAGCCAAGTGAGGACCATGTAAGATGTGACCGCTGTGGATATATGCTTCCTGCTGAGACGCTGTCCCTTCCTGCTGTGACATCAGCGTTGCCCCTTCGCCCGTCCATTCGCTCGCAGCCGCCCCCTGCGCCGCCCAGCCTTCAGATAAGCAAAGGCTTTTACGAGTCCACCTCTGGGGGCTGCTCTCAACAGATCGATGTGGTCATGAGCCCATCGGTGCGGATCACACATGGAGGTTTGCTGCTCCCGCACAATGGGAGACTCGTTGCCACTTCGGGAAGCTCGGCGTGTAATGGACTCAAACAAGCTGGAGGCAAGAAACAGCAGATCACCAAACCATGTCAATTAAATGACCCCA TTGTGCTGTCCAGCGATGAGGATGAAGAAAGTGATGATGTCAGCAGCACAGGGACCGGTAACCGCTTGGACAGCGTGTCCCCGCGGCCCGCTGACTCTGCCCACTCGTCTCCTGCTCCCTCCGGTGGACGGGTGGAAGCGGCCGTTAAAGCAGCTGGTGAACATGAAGACCCCAGCAGTGACTTTTTCACACAGACAAGCCAGAGAAACCTGCTGCCCAGAAGGAATCGCATGAGAGATCCA TTTGGGAACCCCGTGTGTGAAGATCCGTCTCCTAAGAAGAGGAAAATGGTTCAGGTGCAGAAGTTGAGCAGCATTATTCTGGACTGCAGGAGTGTAAGGATTGGCACTTTACGCAGGATGGTCACCAAGCCTGTTGTG TTTTCAGTGGAGAGCATATTGCTGGAGACAGAAG GCCCTGATGTGAATGTGTTGGAGAGCGTTTATTTGCAGTCGTCAGAGCTGACCAGATGTGAGTGGTGTACCGTCAAGAAGCTGCCGGTCCTTTTTCTGCAGACCACCGATGAAGAGTGCCAGCGATTACAGACTCAGCTGCAGATGTCTCCGGATGAAGAAGGAATATGGTACGACTGCAGCGGCAACA ATGATGAGAAGTATATTGTATTGATTTTTGAGAGCGGCCCTACTTTGCAAGAACAGATGATTCTGGAGGATATCCTTGCTGAAATCGGCAGAAACAACAATCTACCGGATTTCCCTAAGAAGATCAATTTTGACGAGGCCAACGGTCGACTGGTTGAGTACAATAATTCCTCCAAAGGAAAAGAAAAG GTTAAAGAGGTGAAAGCTGTAGTATCAGCAACACCTTCATCTTCAACCGTATCAGCCTCAGCATCACTTTCGGTTGTGACCGTTACAGTGGCAACAGCGAATACAGTCCCAGCATCCCCTGTGACGAGTGTGCGAACACGCATGTCTGCTCGGCTCCAGGAGTACTGTGAAGAGGACGATGAGATGGCAGAGCTCCAGCCAACCTTCACTGGTCCTATCATAAA gttgTTGGTTTACCCCCCGCCGCCTGCTAAAGGAGGAATCTCTGTGACCAATGAGGACCTTCACTGTCTGAACGACGGAGAGTTCCTCAACGACGTCATCATCGACTTCTACTTAAA ATATCTGTTTTTGGAGAAGTTGAAGAAGGAAGATGCTGCCCGCAGTCATGTGTTTAGCTCATTCTTCTACAAGAGACTCAATCAGAGAGAGCGGAGAAACGCTGTCGACATGTCCAACTTACC CATACAGAAGAGGAAACACAACAGAGTGAAGACATGGACACGTCACGTGGATCTCTTCCAGAAAGacttcatctttgtgcccatcaATGAGTC TGCACACTGGTACCTCGCCATAATCTGTTTTCCGGGTCTGGAGAAGGCTCATGTTGAGCCAAACCCGCTGTACCAGCCTCAGACTCAAGCCCATAGCACTGCTGTCTCCTCCAGCCCAGCCGCTGATGGAGGTTCAGAAGAGCTGGACGACGTCAGACCTGCGGCTGATGTGAACAGACAGCCGCAGTACACGG ATGCTTTACACAGAATAATCGAGTGTTATGGAGCAGATGACCCCCATCACTCTGATGACCAAAGCTCGTGTCAG GATGAGTGTAGTGAAGATGACAGTTTGGTTGATGACTGTGGGAGCTTTGTCAAAGCAGAGTGGGCGTCCAAACCCACCATCTGCAAACA ACCTTGTATCCTGATCATGGACTCGCTGCGTGGACCAACCAGGTCGACTGTTGTAAAAACGTTACGAGA GTATCTAGAGGTGGAGTGGGAGGTGAAGAAAGGCTCCCAGAGGAGTTTTGGGAAGGATGTGATGAAGGGTTCGAGTCCTCGTGTGCCCCAGCAGGATAACTTCAGTGACTGTGGAGTTTATGTGCTGCAGTATGTGGAGAGCTTCTTTGAG
- the LOC127938746 gene encoding sentrin-specific protease 6-like isoform X2, with protein MERVSGQQELSPEGMKTPSMKRFSANGSMETHERRPNQLRQLNRAGKLGEAAHSVSVSPLPNRTSFLIMSPAPSQGVMVQGRLFQHAQFAAPIRTLEQRSNMVQRVELDSILLTCPESPDSANSVKRRVHQKRRPMNDSPAPVGKPVEQPLQPDDYLTVCGKCGQPSEDHVRCDRCGYMLPAETLSLPAVTSALPLRPSIRSQPPPAPPSLQISKGFYESTSGGCSQQIDVVMSPSVRITHGGLLLPHNGRLVATSGSSACNGLKQAGGKKQQITKPCQLNDPIVLSSDEDEESDDVSSTGTGNRLDSVSPRPADSAHSSPAPSGGRVEAAVKAAGEHEDPSSDFFTQTSQRNLLPRRNRMRDPFGNPVCEDPSPKKRKMVQVQKLSSIILDCRSVRIGTLRRMVTKPVVFSVESILLETEGPDVNVLESVYLQSSELTRCEWCTVKKLPVLFLQTTDEECQRLQTQLQMSPDEEGIWYDCSGNNDEKYIVLIFESGPTLQEQMILEDILAEIGRNNNLPDFPKKINFDEANGRLVEYNNSSKGKEKVKEVKAVVSATPSSSTVSASASLSVVTVTVATANTVPASPVTSVRTRMSARLQEYCEEDDEMAELQPTFTGPIIKLLVYPPPPAKGGISVTNEDLHCLNDGEFLNDVIIDFYLKYLFLEKLKKEDAARSHVFSSFFYKRLNQRERRNAVDMSNLPIQKRKHNRVKTWTRHVDLFQKDFIFVPINESAHWYLAIICFPGLEKAHVEPNPLYQPQTQAHSTAVSSSPAADGGSEELDDVRPAADVNRQPQYTDALHRIIECYGADDPHHSDDQSSCQDECSEDDSLVDDCGSFVKAEWASKPTICKQPCILIMDSLRGPTRSTVVKTLREYLEVEWEVKKGSQRSFGKDVMKGSSPRVPQQDNFSDCGVYVLQYVESFFENPLPSFHLPMNLLDWFPQQRMKTKRDEIKELILKLQTQQQLNPESCHSPSEDTLESADLIPPISS; from the exons ATGGAGCGAGTGAGTGGTCAGCAGGAGCTTTCCCCCGAGGGAATGAAG ACTCCATCCATGAAGCGCTTCAGTGCTAATGGGTCTATGGAGACTCATGAACGACGTCCAAATCAATTAAGGCAACTCAACAGAGCTGGCAAGCTTGG TGAAGCAGCTCATTCAGTGAGTGTTTCTCCGCTCCCCAATCGAACCAGCTTTCTGATCATGAGTCCAGCGCCGTCCCAAGGAGTTATGGTTCAGGGGCGGCTCTTCCAGCACGCACAGTTCGCTGCTCCAATCAGAACGCTGGAGCAAAG ATCCAATATGGTCCAAAGAGTGGAGCTGGACAGCATTCTTCTCACCTGTCCCGAGAGTCCAG ATTCAGCCAACAGTGTTAAGAGACGTGTCCATCAGAAACGGCGGCCGATGAACGATAGTCCTGCTCCTGTGGGCAAACCAGTTGAG CAACCCCTTCAGCCTGATGATTACCTCACAGTTTGTGGTAAATGTGGCCAGCCAAGTGAGGACCATGTAAGATGTGACCGCTGTGGATATATGCTTCCTGCTGAGACGCTGTCCCTTCCTGCTGTGACATCAGCGTTGCCCCTTCGCCCGTCCATTCGCTCGCAGCCGCCCCCTGCGCCGCCCAGCCTTCAGATAAGCAAAGGCTTTTACGAGTCCACCTCTGGGGGCTGCTCTCAACAGATCGATGTGGTCATGAGCCCATCGGTGCGGATCACACATGGAGGTTTGCTGCTCCCGCACAATGGGAGACTCGTTGCCACTTCGGGAAGCTCGGCGTGTAATGGACTCAAACAAGCTGGAGGCAAGAAACAGCAGATCACCAAACCATGTCAATTAAATGACCCCA TTGTGCTGTCCAGCGATGAGGATGAAGAAAGTGATGATGTCAGCAGCACAGGGACCGGTAACCGCTTGGACAGCGTGTCCCCGCGGCCCGCTGACTCTGCCCACTCGTCTCCTGCTCCCTCCGGTGGACGGGTGGAAGCGGCCGTTAAAGCAGCTGGTGAACATGAAGACCCCAGCAGTGACTTTTTCACACAGACAAGCCAGAGAAACCTGCTGCCCAGAAGGAATCGCATGAGAGATCCA TTTGGGAACCCCGTGTGTGAAGATCCGTCTCCTAAGAAGAGGAAAATGGTTCAGGTGCAGAAGTTGAGCAGCATTATTCTGGACTGCAGGAGTGTAAGGATTGGCACTTTACGCAGGATGGTCACCAAGCCTGTTGTG TTTTCAGTGGAGAGCATATTGCTGGAGACAGAAG GCCCTGATGTGAATGTGTTGGAGAGCGTTTATTTGCAGTCGTCAGAGCTGACCAGATGTGAGTGGTGTACCGTCAAGAAGCTGCCGGTCCTTTTTCTGCAGACCACCGATGAAGAGTGCCAGCGATTACAGACTCAGCTGCAGATGTCTCCGGATGAAGAAGGAATATGGTACGACTGCAGCGGCAACA ATGATGAGAAGTATATTGTATTGATTTTTGAGAGCGGCCCTACTTTGCAAGAACAGATGATTCTGGAGGATATCCTTGCTGAAATCGGCAGAAACAACAATCTACCGGATTTCCCTAAGAAGATCAATTTTGACGAGGCCAACGGTCGACTGGTTGAGTACAATAATTCCTCCAAAGGAAAAGAAAAG GTTAAAGAGGTGAAAGCTGTAGTATCAGCAACACCTTCATCTTCAACCGTATCAGCCTCAGCATCACTTTCGGTTGTGACCGTTACAGTGGCAACAGCGAATACAGTCCCAGCATCCCCTGTGACGAGTGTGCGAACACGCATGTCTGCTCGGCTCCAGGAGTACTGTGAAGAGGACGATGAGATGGCAGAGCTCCAGCCAACCTTCACTGGTCCTATCATAAA gttgTTGGTTTACCCCCCGCCGCCTGCTAAAGGAGGAATCTCTGTGACCAATGAGGACCTTCACTGTCTGAACGACGGAGAGTTCCTCAACGACGTCATCATCGACTTCTACTTAAA ATATCTGTTTTTGGAGAAGTTGAAGAAGGAAGATGCTGCCCGCAGTCATGTGTTTAGCTCATTCTTCTACAAGAGACTCAATCAGAGAGAGCGGAGAAACGCTGTCGACATGTCCAACTTACC CATACAGAAGAGGAAACACAACAGAGTGAAGACATGGACACGTCACGTGGATCTCTTCCAGAAAGacttcatctttgtgcccatcaATGAGTC TGCACACTGGTACCTCGCCATAATCTGTTTTCCGGGTCTGGAGAAGGCTCATGTTGAGCCAAACCCGCTGTACCAGCCTCAGACTCAAGCCCATAGCACTGCTGTCTCCTCCAGCCCAGCCGCTGATGGAGGTTCAGAAGAGCTGGACGACGTCAGACCTGCGGCTGATGTGAACAGACAGCCGCAGTACACGG ATGCTTTACACAGAATAATCGAGTGTTATGGAGCAGATGACCCCCATCACTCTGATGACCAAAGCTCGTGTCAG GATGAGTGTAGTGAAGATGACAGTTTGGTTGATGACTGTGGGAGCTTTGTCAAAGCAGAGTGGGCGTCCAAACCCACCATCTGCAAACA ACCTTGTATCCTGATCATGGACTCGCTGCGTGGACCAACCAGGTCGACTGTTGTAAAAACGTTACGAGA GTATCTAGAGGTGGAGTGGGAGGTGAAGAAAGGCTCCCAGAGGAGTTTTGGGAAGGATGTGATGAAGGGTTCGAGTCCTCGTGTGCCCCAGCAGGATAACTTCAGTGACTGTGGAGTTTATGTGCTGCAGTATGTGGAGAGCTTCTTTGAG